The window ATTTGGACAAGCAAACGAGACGACTCTGTTCAATTTGGTTGCCATTTGGAACTCGCTGTGATTGGACTATCTTTAAATCCAAATGAAAAACAACGCTTAATGTTACAAAGTCCGTGTTGCTCTTATTACATCAGTAATAACTTCAGTTAACAACGaagtgttgctatgttgtgagAACTTCCTAATTTACCGAGAtcgtaaccctaaccctaagcagatcttaattaaactacaaataacagcgccattttttttcgtgttctatagatagaatggcagaggtttgtgggtaatgtagtttaaattttttattaataaaatagtgGAAAATGCAATCTTTTTTGAACAAAGGTTTATCTAAACAAGTACACTGTGCAAATATCTATGACATATTTCAGAGGCATGCTgaaatttgtttttttactaaGATCATTTTTCAAAACACCTTTATACCACTTTTCCATGAATGTTTGAAAACTGTGTCCAACAATATGTAATTAACATAGCATAAGTAGTTGTCCTGCCAATTTTCTCTTTGACATTATAATCAGACActgatttacagccatttgaaatgttcatttttttgctcTTCCATGGGACTCTACTGGGCCCCTGGGGATTGAAGGGCAGTCAAAACACACAAATCTATTCTCATCATGGACAACACACTGTGCTGAGTCACATTTTTTAGATTGTCTTTTCAAAAATTTGCCAATATGTAAGTTGAAAGTCATAGTTTTCTTAGAATAAGAATAGACATTTCCTAATTGAATTGTGTCCATTTATTTCATTAGATCAGGAGCAAGAATTGAGTGATGACAGGAAATGAAGACACCAGTTTAAACAATCAATACATATTGTGACACTTCTTTGTACTATCACACAATGTCAGTGTGTCATTCAGTAAGACAAGGTACAGACCGTGTGGTTTATGCAAAAGCTATACAATTCATGCAATGCAAAGGATCATAATATAAAAGACATCATTTGTATCTTTGTCAAATATTCCTCATCTTTGTCCATCTTTGCAAAACATCAGTAATGTGCATGCtcatcttatttattatacagtacaggATTGATGTTGATCTTTCCCTGGTCCATCACCCTCAGCTGTGCATAAAGTGCCTGTAGCAATATACTGTAGTCCATGTAGTCTCTTCTAATGAATCTTTCAGCCTTGCCTTCATGTATTGAATGTCATTAATATGACCAAATGTCGCATCttaattaaaacactcatggtaattatgtgtattgtttacacaattaaatggtgtatttaccaaacaacattcctaataaagaatatttaccaTACTTTATTATCCAATACTTTGTGCTACATCATAAAGACAGCTAAAGTAGCCTATTAAGACAAATGATattcaagagaaataaaaatgcgttatgttaaaaccatattattttaaccagATGAAGCCTCCCAAATGCATGCATGGTTAAATGTCTTGAGCATCATAGAATCACATTCAGTTTCCTGCTCAGAGCTCTCTTGGTTTTCTTCCTCTTGCTTGCTTATCCATATCCCTATCTTAATAATCTCCTTCCATGTCATGAACAATTTGAAGTTGTTATCCAGCACACTGCAGTACAACTGATAAACAAAAGACATGTGACCAATTTAAATCATATCACTTTATTATCACAATACCATGATCACATGGTACAGGCGGTGACATTTTTTGTGTGAAAACTGCAGCATGAAAGTATAGACAACAAATGTTCAATGTAGGCAACACACACATATAAGGGACTCAATACAGGTAGAGAACAATAAGGTAAATAGTATGCTATACACAGAGAgcatgaaattaaaacaataatcacAGTACGCATACCTTTGCAGTGCCGTGTGGAATGAATCAGTTCAAACAGAATGTCATGGTGCAGAATAATAGCCAGTTAGAGTCCAGACAGTGCAACTGATAGAGAGCAGTGCATATGAGCTTGATGTGCTGTGTATTGTTTCTGGTATAAGTTCAGTGCAGTCTAATTGCCAGTGGAAAAATGTGTCTACTGGTGCAGGTTCTGCAATAACTTCTGCCTGATGGTAACGATGAGAGTAATCCATGGctctggtggctggagtctctgatgGTCCTCTGTGCTTTCCTCACACACCAACTGATGTAAATATCCTGGAGGGACATAACATGTACTTAGGGTgttgtaaattaataaacaatatatatttttatttttaattgttgcattGGACTTACCATTGATTCTTGTTGGAGATATGAGCCAAACGGATCCCTTCACAACTATTTTGCAGTTGTTCATTTGTGAAGTTTACTTTTCTGGGCCGTAACATCTGAGCTGTCACAGTAGAGTTGTTCAGGAATGCAGTCTTCATCGCAGTTAACTGGTGGTTTCAGGCTGCAATGCTGCATCTGGTGGCCATTGAATTGATATGGTCAACTGGCTTCACcctccttcaaacaaacagacaaaacaataagtcaacaataattccagagaaatagtgttgatgaataggtgcaagtgtcagtactcaccatatttggccaatcctgcccaaattccagagatgatagcacagttgatttgccaattctaggagctattaaaaaaaaaaaaaagtgcatgtgaaaAATGGTAACGGCTGTCTTTTGAGAAATTAACATCAATTGCTATACCCCATATAACCCTAACCCCAACCCATATAACTACATTGCTTGAATACATACATACCAGTAGAAATGTGCAAATTTTCAGCTCAGTGTTTGGgcacaagaagaccatgttcattCCTCATTCATCAGGATTGGATTGCCGGGactgattttcttttctttttttggtcttcatctttaaaacaatacaatatttattgacccaattttttttagtattattgttgtttaaacataTAAATTAAGCAGTTACAATTATATACTTCAAGCTCAAGTTCCCTGGCAACTCTAGCAGGCTCCTGAGTTCATCTGTATGCATCAGATTCAGAGTCTGAGAAAAGGCCATCTTGCAAACTCTAAGCTTCTATTTTTCAACAGAGCACAAAATAATGTGTTAAGTGAGGGAGTAAAGAAATAAGATGAAGAGAAATAAGCAGAATTGTGTAAGTTTAACAGAATGAGAAGCAAgcagcattagaaaaaaaaaaattatttaacagcaaactaaaatgaattattttaaatatgattacCTGCTGATGGTTTTGTTGTAAGTAGTTTAAAGGCCTCTTCACACCAAGGATGAGTCCACACTGCAGCtatttgacataaaatgacacagaaacaatatggttggaatctctttcagaatttttttttccagatgttgaacaatgaaaacattgacagccaatcaaaaaCCACCACACAAATAGCCtgagcatttaaatgcagacaacataactgcagcatACGCTTATGATAAAAAGAATGTTATTTTCTGTTAGtgtgaaaaataaacaattaaaatagtcattataattcttgctcttggtgtgaacagctttaagtgatctgatttggccaaattaactGAAGGTCTGATTTCTCACACGACAAGTTAGAGATAGGAGTGAGTGTTGACTAgaagagaaatttaaaaaaaataatcagtagACATGCAAGGCTTggtaaattgtatgaattattaatacTTCGACATGACCCTTTGTTGGTTGTTGTTTCTGATGGGGCTGTAGGGTATGTACAGAtgctgtgcaaaatgtaactgcagtacagttcagtcaaggtgctcagaccaacattgacataccattggaatgtttgcctttgcttttggtcttttccagaaatgcacaacatggcccaattcaaatcccatgacaggccttcctttagtcttccctttaccctgaaacaaagagaaatacacacatgttgagacaatgtgttaaacaaaatctgtgaccaaaatatttgagaggaaggactgtaaggaaaggtattattaacactaacaataaggatgcgttgattaaagcaaatcagttatagctaaatgtcttcaacattactgtgaaagattgaatcatagaaggacttttcagcctctttcacagcttcttcaagatcagcattgggagctttgagttcaagttccctgttcattctagcagctttctgacagaattggtcaaaattatgagattttaaaaatgtcatgatgaaccacagaaagagagagagagcaaaactatgtgtacattaattatggattacagttcatacagtgatggcttttaccagagatggcttcttaaaagagctgctggagaaggtgatctgacataactgcaagacagaaacaaatactgaattacaattacttcacaaaaaacatttaaaagtgtggtaggcattgtggttactgtgctttacaaatagtacaccgtaaaatcacagttacaatagtaaaactacggttactgtggtaaaaccatagtaagagttgtgtttactgtgtttatactaaaaatactatagtaaaactacagttacagtggtaaaaccatagttagagttgtgtttactgtgtttatactaaaaatactatagtaaaactacagttacagtggtaaaaccatagttagagttgtgtttactgtgcatatactacaaatactatagtaaaactacagtcacagtggtaaaaccatagtaagtgttgtgtttactgtgcttatactaaaaatactatagtaaaactacggttacagtggtaaaaccatagtaagtgttgtgtttactgtgtttatactaaaaatactatagtaaaactacagttacagtggtaaaaccatagtaagtgttgtgtttactgtgcttatactacaaatactatagtaaaactacggttacagtggtaaaaccatagtaagttagtggttagtgtgcatatcctacaaatactatagtaaaactacggttacagtggtaaaaccatagtaagtgttgtgtttactgtgcttatactacaaatactatagtaaaactacggttacagtggtaaaaccatagtaagttagtggttagtgtgcatatcctacaaatactatagtaaaactacggttacagtggtaaaaccatagtaagtgttgtgtttactgtgtttatactaaaaatactatagtaaaactacagttacagtggtaaaaccatagtaagagttgtgtttactgtgcttatactaaaaatactatagtaaaactacagtcacagtggtaaaaccatagttagagttgtgtttactgtgtttatactaaaaatactatagtaaaactacagtcacagtggtaaaaccatagttagagttgtgtttactgtgtttatactaaaaatactatagtaaaactacagtcacagtggtaaaaccatagttagagttgtgtttactgtgtttatactaaaaatactatagtaaaactacagtcacagtggtaaaaccatagttagagttgtgtttactgtgtttatactacaaatactatagtaaaactacagtcacagtggtaaaaccatagttagagttgtgtttactgtgtttatactaaaaatactatagtaaaactacagttacagtggtaaaaccatagttagagttgtgtttactgtgtttatactaaaaatactatagtaaaactacagttacagtggtaaaaccatagttagagttgtgtttactgtgcatatactacaaatactatagtaaaactacagtcacagtggtaaaaccatagtaagtgttgtgtttactgtgcttatactaaaaatactatagtaaaactacggttacagtggtaaaaccatagtaagtgttgtgtttactgtgtttatactaaaaatactatagtaaaactacagttacagtggtaaaaccatagtaagtgttgtgtttactgtgcttatactacaaatactatagtaaaactacggttacagtggtaaaaccatagtaagttagtggttagtgtgcatatcctacaaatactatagtaaaactacggttacagtggtaaaaccatagtaagtgttgtgtttactgtgcttatactacaaatactatagtaaaactacggttacagtggtaaaaccatagtaagttagtggttagtgtgcatatcctacaaatactatagtaaaactacggttacagtggtaaaaccatagtaagtgttgtgtttactgtgcttatactacaaatactatagtaaaactacggttacagtggtaaaaccatagtaagttagtggttagtgtgcatatcctacaaatactatagtaaaactacggttacagtggtaaaaccatagtaagttagtggttagtgtgcatatcctacaaatactatagtaaaactacggttacagtggtaaaaccatagtaagttagtggttagtgtgcatatcctacaaatactatagtaaaactacagttacagtggtaatgcttaggctaatgtcaatcgtaggctaacgttagcagccgtgctaactgttccactaagcttccgttttaacacatgaccccatgaAAGTGATGtagaaacactgaaataattaaaataatgaaaagattgttgcggtcacttacctgcttgaagatgtacacgtatcaggtgaactggtcgaactgagcctcgctggtgacgtaattgccgtagaagatgctgcgtggtatttgtacgcaactgctCTCCATCGAAGTTAAAGGATAAATCCAGACGAGACGTGTTTCTTTGGCACCTTAAAAATGTGGAATTAACAAGTTTAATACAAACGTTTTGTATGCTGAGAAGACCGAGCACTGTTTAATTTGCTTTCTAACCTTTAATAAACGTGTATTTAAAACGGAGGAAAACAATACACATTAGCGCCTCTAGTGGACGGTTCACCCGAAAAGTGCAGCCAAATGTACCTGGAGATACGTATTTCAGGTTCTGCAGAAATGTAGGCAGAGTCACGTattgccaatgagcctgggttgcttAATTTCTATCCCTAGTTAACTCTATTCAATTGCAAGAACAAGGGAGTGTCATTTCCCCAAAGCGGACTAAAGTTCTTCTGATTGTTCTGGGTTTCGCTCTTGTTTTTGCTTTCGGACTTCTCTGCACTCTAGGGATCCTTTGTGAGTATAACtgatactataaaaaaaaaatctgtaacttCTTTACATATAATTAATTGtactaaattaatttaatattgaaTTTTAGTTGGTCTGTTTTCTAATGTCTGCCTCTCCATATATCACTGCAATGTTGATTCATATGTAGAGCAAACTGAAAAATATGGCTTTGATGGGGTATTTCATTTACAGGACCAAAAGCTAAAATGTAAGGTTTATGTTGCAACGGTTAAGCAATTAACACCACTGCtgcttttttgtctttaatcagATAATAATAAGCTTGGTGATTTTGAATCACTGAATGAGAAGCACATCATGGTTTCAAAGCAACTATCAGTTCATGCGATCAACAGCACAAGTGAGAAAATTATGTTTATTTCCTTtagttaaaatgctaaaaatctagattttttttctaaatggcaGCTTGTTTCCCCTTTTTAATTGTCTTTTCATCAGTCATGAAGAAAGAGTTTAAAGATCTTACAGCCAGATACAACACACTTAGAGAATGGCTGTCCTTTTACGATGGTGAGTGTCAGTTTGCGTACAAAGTGTGATCAAATATTTTTGCACATGGAACCAGTTTGATTAGCTTTATGATAAAATAATAGAAGATattaaattattcattattcacAGCTCAGTCTTGTAATCTCTCTGTGGATGGCTGGATAGCTTGTCGTGGAAAGCTGTATTTATTCAACTCTGATAAACTGAACTGGTCAAGCAGTCGAGATGTCTGTGTTTCAAAAGGAGCCGATCTGGTCACCATAACCAACCAAACAGAACAGGCAAGTCAGATCATTTATAACTGACATTAGAGCAAGGCAAGTAGAGTAACATACTTTTAACACATATGTTTAAAATGTGGACATTCacataagattaaaaaaaaaaaatcagctgtatCAGCAACCTGCTGGTCAGGATCTGTTTAACACCCTGCCATGTTGAAATCTtatgactattattattaataataataataataataataataataataataataataagtaagtaTATATGGCCCGATtgttaacttaaaataaataaaacaccagaAAGACTTTGTTCTCTGCAGAGAATGATCTGGTGTACACACAGCTTGAGTCTGTGAGCAAAGAGATGAGAGGCAGTCTCACAGCTCGGTTTTAATAGTCAAAGGTATACATTTCAAGATAACAAAATTCCTCATCCATCCCCCCTATGGCATCACTGCTAAACCGTTGATGTCTGGCTATTCTCAAAGCTTGTTCGTTCCTGGTACACCATCCCCCTGTCAGGaacatgtctgtgttttgtcctgttctgtctcggttctgttttcccaatgtttttccctcatgtttctagttctaatggtttagtccttgttctcccccttttggtttagtccttttggtttagtcttgcccatatttgtatttccccctcgttatggaataaaatcacTGTCAAAAATAATCGTACGTAATTCAAAGCATTTGTGTGTAATTTCAATTTACTCGTGCgtaatttaaaactattgtatgtaattatgttttttgtcagaattggatTCCAAAATCTGCGGCCACGACAGTTTACAGATACGAGATTTTCTGTGTTTGTAAGAATACAACTCCAAAATTTACGACTATGACAGTTCATAGACACAAAACTTGTTTTCACAACACCTGTGTTACACGCACGACATGCGAATTACAACCACGAAGTACGGTGTGCGAAATGACTGTCAAAAATACGTCATCACGTTCCCAGGCATTACTATCCGAATGAAGATTAATCGATTCCCCGAGCCGCGCATGCGCGCCGTCACCGTTTTAAACCAGTGGCGCAAAAATGGCGGACCAGCAGCCAGGTGCGAGCTCATCGTCTCAGGTAAGTTGTTTTATTTTCTTCCAAATTCTGACGTTTAAGTGTTAGTTATCACTAATAACAGTGAGGCGATATATTACAGAGACAGGTTAAATATAGTAAGTAAGATTAGCTCTCAGAGTAACGTTAGATGTAGGAGCTTCAAGAATATAGGTGCTTAGGAGGTCACTGATGAGGTAGGCCTACATAAAAGAATTAGCAATTTTCAGTGTTGACTTATTAACAGCTGTGTACATGCACTGTAATATACAGCTCATGTAATGTCAGTGTTCACTGCTTaagtgccctgctgaaaaaagcagcaaatgctggttaggtatgttttgttgctgggatgctggttttagctggccctttactggtttatgctggtccttgaccaacaACATGTccagtagggctgggcaatatatcgaacgatattgtgaggcgcgtttagtcaatgaagccagtGCTATGATTAGTATTAAATCTCcctcacgtgcgttccgctcaggttccgctggagcggcaattgataacgttacacagagacgtaaatctctgacaagctacgccatatcgagcttaatatcgcattcgatgtttagctcgatatggcgtagcttgtcagagatttacgtctctggctgtgtccaaattcagggtctgcatcctccttaggatccttcctaccaggttgaaggaggaggggtcctccgaagaccgcaaaacctggaagtaggtgtcagtgaatttggacagcctacacttctttcagttccctcccttccccgttgctcatatcctgtcgcctagcaaccgtaacagcgctaagcaagaagtaaggttatctgtactgcacaaaacaaaataactactctttcatccctaaaagcgttaaaaacattttcaatcacaaacaagaaattagctgtgtgtaaggggatattcacacagacagtaagaaagaagctattttacgaaagtgatgttttctaacatatatacatacaaatgtaaaaaaaataagcttaacgctaaaaccaaaggcctaactagacaaccgctgtaaaaaaaatattttttgaaacggcagtttttttaaaacttccatcattactaccgcttgcttcgtccgccattatttgaaaattctggaagcgctccgccgaaaggaattgtgggataggtaggacgggaaaggatccaccagacccatccttcaaattcggggaaaaggaggacgtatttgtgggccgcatttgaaggatcctatgaatttggacagccttcgtcgcggcgctgtgacgtaacatccttctaatgagtcctccgaaggatgtagaccctgaatttggacacagcctctgtgtatcaattgccgctccagcggaacctgagcggaacgcacgtgagggagatttactactaatcaaagcaccggcttcattgactaaacgcgcatcacaatatcgttcgatatattgcccagccctaatgtccagcataaaccagcaacatgtccagcataaaccagctaaaaacagcatcaaaacatacctaaccagcataagctgttttttcagcagttgTTTTAATTTCTTCCAAATTCGGACATGTTTAAGT of the Garra rufa chromosome 17, GarRuf1.0, whole genome shotgun sequence genome contains:
- the LOC141289382 gene encoding lectin BRA-3-like; the encoded protein is MYLEILNSIQLQEQGSVISPKRTKVLLIVLGFALVFAFGLLCTLGILYNNKLGDFESLNEKHIMVSKQLSVHAINSTIMKKEFKDLTARYNTLREWLSFYDAQSCNLSVDGWIACRGKLYLFNSDKLNWSSSRDVCVSKGADLVTITNQTEQDFVTSKVKETHWIGLNDLDTEGHWLWVNNQPLNSLEFWMKRNDEISEPDNWTKVHPDGEDCASLGHPTGNTDFWTDAYCFEEKRFVCEAVAAI